In Festucalex cinctus isolate MCC-2025b chromosome 1, RoL_Fcin_1.0, whole genome shotgun sequence, the sequence AGCAGCGTTAACAACATTGTCTGGATAATTCTGTCAAGTCAATTTATGGTGAATAGTTGCAATATTTGCACACGTTTGTGCTCAGGCCAGTAGTATTACTTTGGCCAATCTGGTGGCATCTTGGtgctatgttgaagtgagtcaaGGAACATCATTTGGACAATGGTCGTCCGAGGCCTCCTTTTAACAGatgttaattgcaaatttttgcAATTCATAAGCAACGCCTGGTTACAGTCTCATTCTAACTGAGTTGAAAAGATGAAGTTCTGCTTCAATGAAGCACCACATTGTCAAACTTTCACCTATtttctgatttttattattcGCTTATTCACAGATTGTTTTTGTGAGGAACCTGCCTCCTGTTAATCACAGAAACCACGCTTaattgtgcgtttttttttgttttttttttttgttttttttacccaatttcCCACTTGgtagtatttttttaacctatccCCTGCTTATTCACATTTTCTCTTTTAATTGGTCCCcgcttagcatttttttttttctacccatTGCCCGGCTTATTAACATTTTTATACATCCTGTCACACCACTGATCCACCACTcatcattgtttgtttttacatgatTTCTTtctaattatgattttttttttatgacctgaCCCTTTcaccataaatatttttttcaggccAATTATACGAGAGCGTCAATTATTTAGGTATTCATTATTTACAATTCGTATTGAGTTTTCGCCATTTGGCTATGTCCCTCCTAGCATGTAAATAGCTGAATCCACTGTACTGCAACCATATAATAATAAGTAGCCTAATTTTTGATACAGATACAGTGCTTGTCATGTATATTATTGTGCTGCATTGTATTATACATGTTGTACGGTACAGTGAGTTCGTTGAATGTTCTAATGTCGCAATCAGGTGACAACTGTGGCTTGTATTTGCCTCCCCTCCAGGATATGTACTTCTGCTGTCCTTTCAAATTTGCATTATTTGTGCAACAGCAACCATGTGAAATGTACATTTTGAAACACGCATTAATCTTTCCCAGCTATATATGTCCTTTTCATCAGTTAAATCCTTTTGGAATCTGGCTCGACAACTAATATCTACACATATTGTTCAAGGGACAGCCCAACATGTATCGAGCAGGACAAAATTACACAAACACTGAATGAGACAGATGCACACAAATGAAAAAGACAGTGATGATGAGGTGCAAGCTGATACCTTGGCAGTCCTTGATCGCAGTGGCGATGGCATCAGCAGAGAGGATAGATGACAGCGACATGTTCTTTACCTGCAGGTGCATGCAAAACTTGAATCATCATTGAATCGTTATCATATTGCAGGGGCAATATGTATAATCGGCATACTGCAGGGGCAAAAAGTGTCAATAGTCAGAAAGCGATGGAAAGTTCCTTCTTGCCTGATAATCAAATAATGAACTATAGGATACAAATAATCAACTTCACCATACAACACCAATGTCCAACTTACCAGGTGAGGAGGCTGATGGGCCAGTTGTTGTTGATGTAGCAGAGAGGATGTTGGTCTGAGTGGTGACTGCCGTCCGTCAAGGTGGCTTATATAGGCCCGGCTGCACTGACAATGGGCTTCACTTGAGTTACCTGTCGGTGGATCAAATTCTAACTGGCCGCCCCGATCCAGTTTCCCAGCTACCTAATTAACCTTTACTATTTATAAACGCCCACGGCCTAAGAGATGGGACCCGTGGACATGCGGAACGCCCTTGTTCAAAAGTATCTTCCACTCCCACCCGCGCGACACTCCCAATTGtaggcacacgcacacgcaacctCCTTGCTTGTCTACTTTATGAGTACAcaatgcaaaaaacaacaacaacaaaaaacacttttagtcCTGAACAAACTCACCACCCTACCCCACCACTTGGACATATCGTTTTACAGGCAGCAGTCCCAGCACCAAAACACATTACAAGATGTCTCTTTGTGgactttttaaacacagaatGGCAATACAAATTGCACCTTTGGTTGAAATTTgacttatttaatttaaatatattcTCCTCTCCAAGGTACATGCAAATACTTTTTTGGCAGCAAGTGCTCAAAACTCACCAAAATAATTCATACAATTAAGTAAAGCAGTCATCCATATTTAacgtatgtatttatttctgttaAGACAACTGACAGTCAATAATAGGCTACAACTATCAAGGAGGTGAAGGGAAGCTAGTGTAATTAACCAACCCCTGTTTAAAATGGATTatggcaagttaaaaaaaaaattgaccataaCGTGCTTTctctatgatgatgatgatgatgatgatgatgatgatgatgatgattaaataaatatttaaaataattgggtaaataaaaacagcatttttttttcattgggcagaatctattttatttttaagcaaaaataaataaatgctattCTGCctctgttttaattcttcttcgAAAGTCACAGTTTCCTATTACTGTACTGGTaagctattttttaaaatagaccTGTGGGCTagtcatgttgtccttggggctaactagtacccgcTGGGACCATTTTTCtcattctattattattattattattattattattattattattattattattattattattattttaggacaatgcacattaatcaaCAGAGCAAAAAGGCCAGGTCTGCACATGTCTCTTTCGTCTTGCACcctccctcttcctcctcctccatgcaTAGCTTCTCATGCCTCCCCTCTCTGAGGTGACTCGTTGACTCGACTCTGCAAGCACCCAGTAATATATTTCCCTGCTTAAAAGTCGCCTCACACTTTCTGCTGACAGCCAGTATAAGTGGTTTTAatgaaaccttgactttttaaaaccactGCAAACCATCAAACTGATAATCAACCCATGTCAAATTACTCTGTATGTATgtgcagttgtgcttgaaagtttgcaTACCCTCAGGGTATGTAAACTCTTGAGCACTGTGCAGTGAGACAAAACATTAAtgccaataaaataaaagatgctGTTGCaactgttttgatattttcagggattgaagttgacatgtgtacagatgtgcatgtgaattttggtgacaattTTCCATTCTACTCATGCATTTTACACTCCACTGAATTGCTGGTATCGGTAGTATTGATTAAAATGCACTTAtttaacaaatgtgtcatgttttATAAGGCAAGGAATCTCTTTTAATGACTTCACTTTAACCAAAATGTATACACAGAAGCGGTATAACTATTTTGATACAGCTAATCAATCAGAAATCAgaataagataataataataatgaaactgcaATTAAACCACCTTTGACATACAGTGTACAGTCCATTTTTTATGACttttattttcctatatttaagCGGAATAACATAGATATAACGTGTGTTTTCCTGCTCCCAAGTAATCCCCACATACACATGACAACTGCTGAGCATCATCTTTTTTCAGCCTGTCGCAGAATAGCCTTGTCATCTGTGCTGATTAAGGGATGAAAAGTCACCCACTGCAGTTGGTGTCCCCTAACATGCTGCTGTTGCTTCTGCTGCAGCTGATGATGAttacaatgatgatgatgataatgggaTGTGTCCCTCTCGTTCATAAGGGAGTCACGGGGTTGAGCAAAGTGGTGACAACATGAGATAAACAGTTTGGCAAACGTGTGCATATGCACCCCTGTGGGGATGTTGGCCTTTCCTTttccaaatgtcatgtttacaatCTGCAACCAAGCTCTTCATGGAGAATATCCCAAAGCAGGAGTACAGTATGAACACCTGCTCATCGTGGTTCAAACTAACTATATCATTTCGTCTAATGAAAGTcagctagctcaatgctaatggGAAATTAGCATCAATATTGTGGTAATGCTAAACCTTCAAACGCTGGCCAATTTTAATCACAAATGgagcaacacatacaaacagaACATTCTACTTTTCTACGAGAGTTTTCTTGTGGTATTACAGAAAGAGTGTAAAATATGTGGGTGGGGGATTACTTTATTCTTTTGTGCATGGACGCCTGTCGTGTTTGCAGGAGCTGACCTGCAGCTGGGGAATTCAGCAACCTGAGGTGTCATTACGTTCATACTAAGACCTGAGAGCctccaaatacattttttgtttgtgggaaaaaaagaaaaaaaaatctggaaaaatGCATGCCTTATTATCTGGCAGTCCCTTATCACACCAGATTACGTATATACGGGTTCGGTCACAAAATGAATTAAACTCATACTTGCTCACTACTTACGACCTACTTTGGGCACACCTTGGACAGTATATCATGAGTATGCGGAACTAAACTTAACTTCTTCTTAACTGGAACACATAAGAGGGAGCATGACACATAACTGAAAATATGCTCATATCCTTCATCATTGCCAAACTATCTTAATCGCAAAAGTCCACATGGCAACTTGGTCCAATTGACAGCCTCCTTGTTTCGTTAGCGGTGAGGAAGCCGAGGGAGAAACTCAATCGTGTCCCTCAGAAAAGAGACAAGCGGCGGTGGGGACACCGGATCGACAGCTGGACTCAACCCACCGCAGTGCAGTCGCTGCATGATGTCATGTGCCAAGGAGATACCTTTGCACGCTATTCTGTTACCGAcgatcatttattcatttacatttGCTAATGCTCCCCCACACCGTCCTGGCTTCTGGAACATTAGGCCACATAGATGTCCCGCCTTCCGTTCATACTCTCAGACAGACTTGTAGCTATTTATTAGGACTTCAAAAGCAAAGGTAGTCATGAATTAATTAATGCCATTAATTTgtagaaaatgaaaaatgatcagTATGAATGGTCTCTGAAATTTTCCCAggcttgttttatacaaaagtaaactatacagtatattaatatttttgaaatataaCTATGAGGTTTACGGTATAGCTTATCTGATGAAAACCTTAAATTcaccatattattattattattattattattactattattattattattatttattattattgcgtAATATAAGGTATAAATGAACAATCTTTACCATAGAAATAATATTGAAATTGGTGGAGTGCGTTCATGTGAtctaaataatttattaaatgactatgaaataaattctaaaatattcaaatgtatttagaCTGCAAAGgttcaatacatttgcatttaatgtgtaagaactgtttgttttgaaatatttatttaggtacatttttatttaactttcatGTGCAGTAAATTTCAATGAAATCATTTAAGTAAGTTTTCTCTCATTTAAGTTGTGTGTTATTGTTCAATGTGTGCATAAGATTACAGTGGCACTAGAAATTAAATTTACCTGACAAATAATGAGGGGGCTTAATTACAATGTACTACATATTCCACTGGATTTTGCATTAAGAATTGTTTTCATGCATTCTCATATGcacaaaaagcacaaacatgTTGCGCTACCTGGTTACTTTGGCaccccttaaaaataaataaataaataaaaaagtcctAAATGTGAGAAATCTGAGCTGCATCTgcacaacacacacacgaaaagaaaatgtgtcacGTGTTGGAAGGACGATACTCTGTTTTGgactttaatattttaaaaatgtgtcattATTTTAGGGGGGTGGTCCCGGACATTATTTGATTATCTTTATTTAATTCCTATCATAATGACTTTTGTGTCGAAAAAGCTGGAAACTAAAGATAGGCGAGGACGCCTTGTTTCAAGAGGATTGATAGGTTTATCTATTACTTTTTTCAGGCGCATTCCTTCCAATTCAGTGGAGCTggcgccacctggtggccaaGTGTAAAGTCTTTTGATTTGATATGCAAAATTCTTTTTCATGGAGCGTGATTAAATGGCAAGTAACGTGTTAGTTTTCCTGTCCTCAAGTTTATTCGGTGCTTTTTCAGTCAGATTGTCACATAGTTGAAAAGACACATGATGAACCTCCGATAAGACCGAGCGACCGAAGAAAACGAATATTTATTCTTCCCTACCGTACGTTCCTGGAAAGTGCATAGATTTTACAAGAAGCAAAATTCATATTTAAGACATGAACACAACCGAACGACAATCACAATCATCATTTTGTTGGACAGTGTGTGTTGCGTAGGAGGAAACGTCTCTTGAGCAAATGTATAAAAATGATTTGTATTTCAGATGAAAAGGGGGGAGGTGGGCGTTGTTGTTCCATGAGAGCGGGTGCTGTTGGTCACTTGCCACTTTACGCATTAACCAAGTGGGTGAACTCTGCGGACGGGGGAAGACACAAGAGAACAAAAAGTCAGCATTGATTTGCACACCGGGAACGCATGCGCAGAATGATTGTCGTACCATCAACGCCAATCTTGCCGTCGCCGTCGGTGTCACCGGCCTTGAGGAAGGCCTTGGTCTCGGCGTCATTCAGGGTGCGCGCACCGTGCTTGAAGTTCTGCAGGAACAGCCTGCGGACACGCGCATCGTCGTTAATGACGTCATCGACGACGCATCAGCAGCTgcctcattttttattattcgtcgttgctatttgtttttaattatgtttatttatatttgattgCATCTTTTGCTTTGTTCGTattgtttttcaatttatttacttatttttatatatttttttaatttattcgatttgtatatgtatttatttcattatttatgtattcatatatttttttaattttttattttcaatatttttcatttgctatttttatagttattttttagacatacctaaaaaaaaaaaaaaactaccattattttttgattatttGTCTCAGTTTAATGCCATTTTAAAGGACCTGGAAATGAAGTAATTAACCTGTTGctgtttttaatttactgttTTAACTGCATGTAATGTTGAGTTGTGTTGTAGTGTGCCTCTTAGtcaggactcccttgaaaaaaaAGATCTGCGAATCTCAATGGGATTTTCCTCGTTAAATAATGgtgacattaaataaataaataaataaataaataaataatatcattCTTTAATTTATAACTAATGTAtacttaaatatattattatttattgattaatatGTTTGATTGGATTGGTTCCTTTTGATTCTACTTATTAGCTATTTTTGCAGTATCAGCATAAGTGAATACGTGATACATGATACTTAAAACTACTGGttcaaaaacaacccaatttagGTCAAAAAATTTGactcaactttctgggttgttttgtaccaaacaaCCAATTTTTGTACAAAGCAACCTGAACAGAAAACACATAAATGTTGGGTAAAATTGACCAAGATTTTaggggtgtatatatatatatatttttttaattatttaattgtttaaaaatttaataaatacataatatcaataaattgtattttatattcCCGATTGTATTGTTATGCCAAATAGGATGAGGAAAATTGTATTGTGAGAAGTGTCGTCGATTGTATGTGGGTGTCATTAACAGCAGCACAACTAACCTTAAAGTATGAAAAACAGGCAGTTTGGCTAACCCAGCTCATAATACGTTTTTGAGCCATTTGAAATATCCTATGTCACTGTCAGTCATTTGTGACAATAGTGAGTCAATTAAACATCAGAGAAGTGCTTTGAAATGTTGCGAGCATTAAATGTATGTTTATGGCAAGACCCTTATCACATAAGATGGTGTTATAAAGTGTGTCCAATATTTTGTGGCTGTTATCTTACTTGAGCTCCTCCTCCTCAATGTAACCACTCTTGTCCTGGTCAATGATGTCAAAAGCCTCCTTCAAGTCTTTTGTGGACTTGCCAGCCAGGCCGCAGGTCTTGAAGAACTTCTTGTGGTCGAACGATCCGGCGTCTGAATTTCAAGTTGGATGTCAGCATCATTCACATAAGAGTCTTTCGTGTGCAAACATAGTTGGTTTGTGTGTGTAAAGGTGAGTTTTCTTGCCACCTTTGCATCCATCCAGGGCTGCAGCGACCTCAGCATCATGCAGTATACCGTGCAGGGCCATTGTGATATGCTGTTTTCGAATCAAAATGTAGCATTAGGGACGGATACTGCAAATGAGCCATAGTGAGTCATCAACGTTCCATTTATATTAACTTGCATATGCCATGTAATGTGTAGATGAGATGATCCTATAATTAGGTGTCACCGCAGCATACAGTAAAATATCACCATTACAGTTAGTTATAtagattaactttttttttttaatctattgaATACAGTTGCCGTTGGCTAATCATATAGGTGGGAAACCtatgattcgatttgattcgatttgtTTCGATTTGTTTCAGGTCCCCAAGAATGGACTACCGCATCAATCGATATGGCCTATCATGCACTTTTCCACCCAGAGGAAGTTTTTTTCTTGACTATACTAAACATGCTATAATTTGTCAATTCTATTGCCATCAAATGGACATTGTGAATGACAAGTCACATGTGAGTTTGTAACTCAATAGGTGTCAAGAGCGACGCATCTTCGTAAAGCAGTGGACGCTTATCCTTCCAATTTCATggtatgccttaaaaaaaaaaatctccttcaACATTTAACGTCTTGCCGAATCAAACTCACCTCTGAGGGGGTCTTTGTTTTTTGACGGTACGGATGATGCGGGACAGGAGTCGGGGAGTCGACTGCAGTGATCGCCCCGGCGTCACCGCTGACCTTTTATAGGTTCACCCCATCGAAATCTGAGCCACTGGATAATTGACACCGCTGAAATGGGGAGGGGGCGAGGGGAGGTGTAGGGGGGGGGTGAACATTTTGTCCCGTAGCCAGGGAACGCTCTATTTTTAAAGTTTCACAAACGAAGACGCTTAAAAGGTGCGTTTGAAGAAGTCTGTGGTCACCCCCCTTCAGCCCTTCCTTGCTAAGAATAGTGCGCCGCCAGGCTATGGGGTGGGGGACGAATTCGAAGTGGTGCTGGCAACACACATCCATATTTAACAAGTGTAACTTTGATTTTGAATGGGCAGGCCAGCGTTCAGTTGTAAATGGCAACAACTTTGCAGATGAGAGGATCCCAACTGCACTGTGAATAGCTGATGTTGCACCCCTAGGAGAATAAACGGAAAGTCCAACAATGATTTTGGCCTTGACGTTGGAGATTATTATTCACATCTAGGTGGCACTACTGTCCCATGTTGGGGGTCTCACTTGGCAGCTGTCACATTTAACGCTAACGAGCCCCAAAGAGAGCCTGAATTTGATAGGGGCTGAGCTGTCCAAGATTCTTCTCGTGCAAGGCTGCACTGCGGGGCTCGCACAATGAgagtaaaaacagaaaataggtTTTGAATTGAACTGGACAAGCCCCAATGGAAATCTCCATACCACTGGAACTGTATCCAGTATGTGTGGCACCACAAACCAATTAAGAAAACAAGCGCCGGCGAGGTCACTTGCACGATTAACCTCTTGTATTCAAAAAGCCTGGCAGGTGCAGTCGCTGTTTTTCCCTGCCAAATTCCCGAGCCCAttccaatgacatcatcactgTCTGCATGCGTGTCGACTGTCTCTCGGTGCACAAACAAGCAGGCCACAAGAGAGATGATTTTGACACCAAGAGAGTATTTATTCCCATTTTTTCACTCTGCCTCAAAAGTGCAGATGGTGTACAACTTGCACAAGTTTCAGAACATTCACACACAGCAGTGAAAGGATGTTCTCCAATGTTGAGAAATAGTCCGCAGGCAACTCATaaataagctaaaaaaaaaaaaagttctttcaGCTGATGATTACCGCATTCAGCGAGGACGTCCATGAAATCAAGAGGATCTTGGTCAGGGCGAATTTATGCCTTGACGAGGGCAGTAAATTCTGTCGCAGAAGGAAACAGAAATTAGGGAGCGCTTTGGTGGCTAACCAATAGCAAGTTATGTTGGCTTTCCGTTATGTTTAACTTTGGATTACTTTTTATAGTTTTGTGATTTTTGACTAGAATATTAATGGCTTGGAAATCTTGGGATTTCTATTGGatctgtttacattttattttccaaatGACATGTAGGCTAATGAGTGCTGACTCCAATTCGAATTGTTTAGCCATGGTTCTATTTCATTCGAAACCCAGTATTTAGACCAAAATCCATTGTTGCGTGAGTGTTCGGACAAGTACTGAACAACGTCTTACCCTCAATTCCGATCATGCCATCGCCATCCTCATCAGCGGCGGCTAGGAAGGCTTTGGTTTCTTTGTCAGTGAGCACCCTGGCAGATGCACAGAAGTTC encodes:
- the LOC144025924 gene encoding parvalbumin beta-like, with the translated sequence MALHGILHDAEVAAALDGCKDAGSFDHKKFFKTCGLAGKSTKDLKEAFDIIDQDKSGYIEEEELKLFLQNFKHGARTLNDAETKAFLKAGDTDGDGKIGVDEFTHLVNA